A genomic region of Polyangia bacterium contains the following coding sequences:
- a CDS encoding CpsB/CapC family capsule biosynthesis tyrosine phosphatase: MPHYVDLHAHFLPALDDGATDLAMAMAMVHAVAALGFSELFATPHQRLGMFMPERSAIDGAFATVAQATVEAGLPVRLGLGAENYWDEVFHARAVKNAMPSYDGGPAFLFEVTPQMMPPGIENRLFDFRMSSRLPVMAHPERYAAIQREPAQAEKLGRTAALLVDLAALEGAHGKAEMKTARRLVLDGLVHAAASDVHRPEDATSVAAGMDWIRKQRGQAVLDRLLDENPRRMLTGELPEPPSS; this comes from the coding sequence ATGCCCCACTACGTCGATCTGCACGCGCACTTTCTACCGGCGCTTGACGATGGAGCCACCGACCTGGCGATGGCAATGGCGATGGTGCACGCGGTGGCGGCGCTGGGATTTTCCGAACTCTTCGCCACGCCTCACCAGCGCCTGGGCATGTTCATGCCCGAACGGTCGGCCATCGACGGCGCCTTCGCAACGGTAGCGCAGGCGACCGTCGAAGCGGGGTTGCCGGTGCGCCTGGGCCTCGGTGCGGAGAATTATTGGGACGAAGTCTTTCACGCCCGCGCCGTCAAGAACGCCATGCCCAGCTACGACGGCGGACCGGCCTTCCTGTTCGAGGTCACCCCGCAAATGATGCCCCCGGGGATCGAAAACCGGCTGTTCGATTTCCGCATGAGCTCCCGCCTGCCGGTGATGGCGCACCCGGAGCGGTACGCGGCCATCCAGCGCGAGCCAGCGCAGGCCGAGAAGCTGGGGCGGACGGCGGCCCTGCTGGTCGATCTCGCCGCGCTCGAAGGCGCGCACGGCAAGGCCGAGATGAAGACCGCGCGGCGGTTGGTGCTGGATGGACTGGTCCACGCCGCCGCCTCCGACGTGCACCGTCCTGAAGACGCCACCTCGGTCGCCGCCGGCATGGATTGGATCCGCAAGCAGCGCGGCCAGGCGGTCTTGGATCGATTGCTGGACGAGAACCCTCGTCGTATGTTGACCGGCGAATTGCCCGAGCCGCCGTCATCGTGA
- a CDS encoding lysylphosphatidylglycerol synthase transmembrane domain-containing protein, with protein MTPRFWLKVSASLFVGVVCVLFALHGIDGQQVLAAMRALPLSAVAVYLVTLALTHLFRAWRWEYLLRPLGVSLPLARLLPISSVGFMAILALPVRLGEFVRPYFVARERHLRMSTALGTVAVERIVDGLLISILFFVSYLASAGDTFSPELRFGAWLSLLGFLGLTTFLGLAQVWTDATINVALRLSLLHWLAPHKAQVIGDKVLALISGFRVLRDPRNFAIFLLQSIIYWSINGLGMWYLAWQMNLPISIGAAFATMAFTGVVLTLPNSPGLVGQFHAAIKLGLLAYLPAAIVNGPGMAYAIVLHGVQTIWYVTVGLLSMLLLSSGGRAPSLADAVRESNRAADAPNLEVS; from the coding sequence ATGACCCCTCGATTTTGGTTGAAGGTTTCCGCGTCGCTGTTCGTCGGCGTGGTCTGCGTCTTGTTCGCCCTTCACGGCATCGACGGCCAGCAGGTGCTGGCGGCGATGCGCGCCCTACCGCTGTCGGCGGTGGCGGTCTATCTGGTGACGCTGGCGCTGACGCATCTGTTTCGTGCCTGGCGCTGGGAATACTTGCTGCGTCCCCTCGGTGTCTCGCTGCCGCTGGCGCGCCTGCTGCCGATCTCATCGGTGGGGTTCATGGCGATCTTGGCCTTGCCGGTGCGCCTGGGCGAGTTCGTGCGACCTTACTTCGTGGCCCGTGAACGCCACCTGCGGATGAGCACCGCGCTCGGCACCGTGGCCGTCGAGCGCATCGTCGACGGCCTTTTGATCTCGATCCTGTTTTTTGTTTCTTACCTGGCGTCGGCCGGCGACACCTTCTCGCCCGAGCTGCGCTTCGGCGCCTGGCTGTCGTTGCTGGGGTTCCTCGGCTTGACGACGTTCCTAGGTCTTGCTCAGGTGTGGACGGACGCCACGATCAACGTGGCGCTGCGTCTGTCGCTGCTGCACTGGCTGGCGCCGCACAAGGCGCAGGTCATCGGCGACAAGGTGCTGGCGCTGATCTCCGGGTTTCGGGTCCTGCGCGATCCGCGCAACTTCGCCATCTTCCTGCTGCAGTCGATCATTTACTGGAGCATCAACGGCCTCGGCATGTGGTACCTGGCCTGGCAGATGAACCTGCCCATCTCCATCGGCGCCGCCTTTGCCACCATGGCCTTCACCGGCGTGGTCCTGACCTTGCCCAATTCGCCCGGCCTGGTAGGGCAATTTCACGCCGCCATCAAGCTGGGCTTGCTGGCCTACCTGCCCGCCGCGATCGTGAACGGACCGGGCATGGCCTACGCGATCGTCCTGCACGGGGTGCAGACCATCTGGTACGTGACGGTCGGGTTACTGTCGATGCTGCTGCTATCGTCGGGCGGACGGGCGCCGTCGCTGGCGGACGCGGTCCGCGAATCGAACCGCGCGGCGGACGCGCCCAATCTGGAGGTGTCGTGA
- a CDS encoding GntG family PLP-dependent aldolase: protein MTTATTTAAPPIDLRSDTVTRPSAGMRAAMAAAEVGDDVLGEDPTVILLQTRAALLLGMEAALFVPSGTMANQIALKIHCEPGDEVIVSDGAHVVWHEMGGGAALAGVQLFAVGRGGTFTGEDVDGAYKPSSSLQSPTRLVCVENTHNRGGGVVWPRADLDSVVATARRLGLRLHLDGARLMNAAVASGQTPAALADGFDTVSFAFSKGLGAPVGSVIAGSRPLIERAHRFRKMLGGGMRQAGVIAAAALYALDHNVDCLADDHAKARLLGERLGKLPGLTVDTARLHSNIVMVDLDPRLPPAKALSARLHARGVLCFPFGPRRLRLVTHLDVSRAQCERAAEIFADVL, encoded by the coding sequence ATGACAACCGCCACGACCACCGCAGCGCCGCCGATCGATCTGCGCAGCGACACGGTGACCAGACCGTCCGCCGGCATGCGCGCCGCCATGGCCGCCGCCGAAGTGGGCGACGACGTGCTGGGCGAAGATCCCACGGTGATTCTGCTGCAAACGCGCGCCGCCCTGCTGCTGGGAATGGAGGCCGCCCTGTTCGTGCCGTCAGGGACCATGGCCAACCAGATCGCCCTCAAGATCCACTGCGAGCCCGGCGACGAGGTGATCGTCAGCGACGGGGCCCATGTGGTGTGGCACGAGATGGGCGGCGGCGCGGCCCTGGCCGGCGTGCAGCTTTTCGCCGTCGGGCGCGGCGGAACCTTCACCGGCGAAGACGTCGACGGCGCGTACAAGCCGTCCTCTTCGCTGCAGTCCCCCACCCGCCTGGTCTGCGTGGAGAACACCCACAACCGCGGCGGCGGCGTCGTCTGGCCGCGCGCCGATCTGGATTCGGTGGTGGCGACGGCGCGCCGCCTTGGGCTGCGCCTGCACCTCGACGGCGCGCGCCTGATGAACGCCGCCGTGGCCAGCGGGCAAACGCCGGCGGCGCTGGCCGACGGTTTTGACACCGTCTCGTTCGCCTTTTCGAAGGGACTGGGCGCGCCGGTGGGTTCGGTCATCGCCGGGTCGCGCCCGCTTATCGAACGCGCCCATCGCTTTCGCAAGATGCTGGGCGGCGGCATGCGCCAGGCCGGCGTCATCGCCGCGGCGGCTCTGTACGCCCTGGACCACAACGTCGATTGCCTGGCCGACGATCACGCCAAGGCGCGCCTGCTGGGCGAACGGCTGGGCAAACTTCCCGGCCTGACCGTCGACACCGCCCGGCTGCACAGCAACATCGTGATGGTTGATCTCGATCCGCGCCTGCCCCCGGCTAAGGCGCTCTCGGCCCGCCTGCACGCGCGCGGCGTGTTGTGTTTTCCCTTCGGTCCGCGCCGCCTGCGCCTGGTCACCCACCTAGACGTTTCGCGCGCGCAATGCGAACGCGCCGCGGAGATCTTCGCCGACGTGCTGTAG
- a CDS encoding acetyl-CoA carboxylase biotin carboxyl carrier protein subunit encodes MATSVNAHITGTVWKIEVKVGDTVSEGQTVVILESMKMEMPVESPSAGKVTAVLVKEGAAVEEGAPLVELSS; translated from the coding sequence ATGGCCACCAGCGTGAACGCGCACATCACCGGAACGGTTTGGAAGATCGAGGTCAAGGTGGGCGACACGGTCAGCGAAGGCCAGACCGTCGTCATCCTTGAATCGATGAAGATGGAGATGCCGGTCGAATCGCCTTCGGCGGGGAAAGTCACCGCCGTGCTGGTCAAGGAAGGCGCCGCCGTCGAAGAGGGCGCGCCGCTGGTCGAGCTGTCTTCCTAG
- a CDS encoding GYF domain-containing protein, with protein sequence MKIVCDSCATKYSISDDKVRGKVFKIRCKKCSHIIVVRGTNDGGGVAANQPPPAADGDGGWHLVVDGDQVGPLPDADVRARISRGEVNGETYVWKDGFADWIKLSTVPEFADEAISSPAAETPGAEAESEHFTETNGASESSAAEVVHAASPTNSGGLFGSISVAPAISEERGAHDPMGFSAPSPGPDLGGGDLFAAQASPRPSTEENHWGNGNGGGISAGHDGGRLESLTAQRHENSVLFSLSNLQSLAAPGASAKPAPSGGGTPSPGSEGSGLIDIRAMAASTLGSPGDGPMGNGDDLPSFGAFSPAAPVLLSLPTSSGPPKWIYAGIVLMVALVGVILLMAWKIFSDKPPVLAEPTPASVSAPVAAAPAAAVKPSETATAPTTPQPSIPDDKLPPREAPKSGVAAAPTTAAHPGKHGKGGRHGVVASADPSGGGRSATAAGSPAVAPAADPTEKKPTKGSLDDLLEGALSPKAPKASKLRGDDDSRKAVAEPAASGPLSKNAVVAGMNSVKGKVGDCYNQYKVPGMVMVNVVIGKSGRVSSATAQGKFAGTPSGNCVEKAVKSAAFPPSDGLTTPYPFILK encoded by the coding sequence ATGAAGATCGTCTGTGATTCCTGCGCGACCAAGTATTCGATTTCCGACGACAAGGTTCGCGGAAAAGTTTTCAAGATCCGCTGCAAGAAATGCAGCCACATCATCGTCGTGCGGGGCACCAATGATGGTGGCGGGGTGGCGGCCAATCAACCGCCGCCGGCGGCCGATGGTGACGGCGGCTGGCACCTGGTGGTAGACGGCGATCAGGTCGGTCCGCTGCCCGACGCTGACGTGCGCGCCCGGATCTCCCGCGGCGAGGTGAACGGCGAGACCTACGTCTGGAAGGACGGCTTCGCCGACTGGATCAAGCTGTCGACGGTACCGGAGTTCGCCGACGAGGCGATCTCCAGCCCCGCGGCCGAGACGCCCGGCGCCGAGGCCGAGAGCGAGCATTTCACCGAGACCAACGGCGCCTCCGAGTCGTCAGCGGCCGAGGTGGTTCACGCCGCCAGCCCCACCAACAGCGGCGGTTTGTTCGGCAGCATCTCGGTCGCGCCGGCGATCTCCGAGGAACGCGGCGCCCACGATCCGATGGGATTTTCGGCGCCGTCGCCGGGACCCGATTTGGGCGGTGGCGATCTGTTCGCCGCGCAGGCCTCTCCGCGTCCGTCCACCGAAGAGAACCACTGGGGTAACGGGAACGGGGGCGGCATCAGCGCCGGACACGACGGCGGCCGGCTGGAGAGCCTGACCGCCCAGCGCCACGAAAATTCGGTACTGTTTTCGCTGTCGAACTTGCAATCGCTGGCCGCGCCCGGCGCCTCGGCGAAACCGGCGCCCAGCGGCGGCGGCACACCGTCGCCTGGATCCGAAGGATCGGGCTTGATCGATATCCGAGCCATGGCGGCGTCGACGCTGGGTTCGCCAGGTGACGGGCCGATGGGCAACGGCGACGATTTGCCGTCCTTCGGCGCGTTCTCGCCGGCGGCACCGGTCCTGCTGTCGCTGCCCACGTCCAGCGGTCCGCCCAAGTGGATCTATGCGGGCATCGTGCTGATGGTGGCACTGGTGGGCGTGATCCTGTTGATGGCGTGGAAGATCTTTTCCGACAAGCCGCCGGTACTGGCCGAGCCGACGCCGGCGTCGGTCAGCGCTCCGGTGGCCGCGGCCCCCGCTGCTGCGGTGAAACCGTCCGAGACCGCGACTGCGCCGACCACGCCGCAGCCGAGCATCCCCGACGACAAGCTGCCGCCCCGCGAGGCGCCCAAGAGCGGAGTGGCGGCCGCGCCCACAACCGCCGCGCATCCCGGCAAACACGGCAAGGGCGGCCGTCATGGCGTGGTGGCCAGCGCCGACCCCAGCGGCGGCGGACGATCCGCCACCGCCGCCGGATCGCCGGCGGTCGCGCCCGCCGCCGATCCGACAGAGAAGAAGCCGACCAAGGGATCGCTGGACGATTTGCTGGAGGGGGCGTTATCGCCGAAGGCGCCCAAGGCGTCCAAGCTGCGCGGCGATGATGACTCGCGCAAGGCGGTCGCCGAGCCCGCCGCGTCGGGGCCGCTGTCGAAGAACGCCGTCGTCGCCGGCATGAACAGCGTCAAGGGCAAGGTCGGGGATTGCTATAACCAGTACAAGGTCCCGGGCATGGTGATGGTCAACGTGGTCATCGGCAAAAGCGGCAGGGTGTCGTCGGCCACCGCTCAAGGCAAGTTCGCTGGCACGCCCAGCGGCAACTGCGTCGAGAAGGCCGTCAAGTCGGCGGCCTTCCCGCCGTCCGACGGTTTGACAACGCCGTATCCCTTCATCCTGAAGTAG
- a CDS encoding adenylosuccinate synthase produces MPVVVVVGAQWGDEGKGKIVDLLTENVSAVVRWAGGANAGHTLVVDGKKYVTHLIPSGILRPGLTCVLGEGMAIDPIVLVEEVRAFRAQGLLRRDQDLVVADRAHLTLPYHKEMDRLREEGPDKIGTTKRGIGPTYESKAARSGIRVGDLFRPERFRQAVARNVAIIGPVLEQMGGVRPDVDAITSSYLALADVLRPFVRDGSRFVNDQIRAGRNVMLEGGQGVLLDIDHGTYPFVTSSSTTAGGACAGCGIGPTRISAVLGIAKGYTTRVGLGPFPTELLDATGELLRKRGNEFGSTTGRPRRCGWLDIPALRLAIRLSGMDALAMTKLDVLAGLSTVKICVGYRFKGQTIDEMPLDLDDLGAAEPTFEDLPGWPDTTDGECLPEAAARYVARVSALCGVPIWMTSTGPGRLQTVVSRDPFAAA; encoded by the coding sequence ATGCCCGTGGTCGTGGTGGTCGGCGCCCAGTGGGGCGACGAAGGCAAAGGAAAGATCGTCGACCTGCTGACCGAGAACGTCTCGGCGGTGGTGCGATGGGCGGGCGGCGCCAACGCCGGCCACACCCTGGTGGTCGACGGAAAAAAGTACGTCACGCACCTGATTCCGTCGGGGATCTTGCGCCCCGGGTTGACCTGCGTCCTGGGCGAAGGAATGGCCATTGACCCGATCGTCCTGGTCGAAGAGGTGCGGGCGTTTCGGGCCCAGGGACTCTTGCGGCGCGATCAAGATCTGGTGGTCGCCGACCGCGCCCACCTGACCCTGCCGTACCACAAAGAGATGGACCGGCTGCGCGAAGAAGGCCCCGACAAGATCGGCACCACCAAGCGCGGCATCGGTCCGACGTACGAGAGCAAGGCCGCGCGCTCGGGGATCCGCGTCGGCGATCTGTTTCGCCCGGAGCGGTTTCGCCAGGCGGTGGCGCGCAACGTGGCCATCATCGGCCCGGTGCTGGAACAGATGGGCGGCGTGCGCCCCGACGTCGACGCCATCACATCGTCGTACCTGGCTCTGGCCGACGTCCTTCGTCCGTTCGTGCGGGATGGCTCGCGCTTCGTCAACGATCAGATCCGCGCTGGTCGCAATGTGATGCTGGAGGGCGGGCAGGGCGTGCTGCTGGACATCGACCACGGTACCTATCCGTTCGTGACCTCGTCGTCGACGACGGCGGGCGGAGCGTGCGCCGGCTGCGGCATCGGCCCCACGCGCATCAGCGCTGTCCTCGGTATCGCCAAGGGGTACACCACCCGCGTCGGCCTGGGGCCGTTCCCCACCGAGCTGCTGGACGCCACCGGCGAACTGCTGCGCAAACGCGGCAACGAATTCGGGTCCACCACCGGCCGGCCGCGCCGCTGCGGCTGGCTGGATATTCCGGCTTTGCGATTGGCCATTCGCCTGTCAGGAATGGATGCCCTGGCGATGACCAAGCTGGATGTCCTGGCTGGTCTGTCGACCGTCAAGATTTGCGTCGGCTATCGATTCAAGGGACAGACCATCGATGAGATGCCGCTGGATCTCGACGACTTGGGCGCGGCAGAGCCCACCTTCGAAGATCTGCCAGGCTGGCCCGACACCACCGACGGCGAATGCCTGCCGGAGGCGGCTGCCCGCTATGTTGCCCGGGTCAGCGCGCTTTGCGGTGTGCCCATTTGGATGACATCCACCGGCCCCGGCCGCCTGCAGACCGTGGTTTCCCGCGACCCCTTTGCCGCCGCTTGA
- the hisZ gene encoding ATP phosphoribosyltransferase regulatory subunit, producing MPGRLVRDRSFMNNGPQLRLPTGMRDFAPAAAASRRRIAETLLGVFERWGFARVITPAFEYEDVLALGLGGAGRAAAIRFVEPSSGQVVALRPDITPQIARLIATRYRDEAGAIRLCYEGTVVRLERGARGQRELIQAGVELAGVAGPHGDAEMIALGAAALQAAGLGTPTIDLGHLGLAREVLDAVDLPDGAREEARLCIGKRDGAGLEEILRAARGPNSASAFAALLPSLSGPPSILADARKRAPTAGIKRALAQLQAIVDAVAARTIDARVHVDLGEVRGFDYYTGVRVQGFVPGAPDAVLAGGRYDDLLGRYGRPCPAVGFAIDVEAAAAVLDARAQQENGGATDGGHLNLNGNGGVLVVGPAAAAQRLADELRARGERAAAEPCGLRGAELEAYAKRWGFGAVVQTDSGLLSSTRQQQKKKKEQ from the coding sequence GTGCCGGGCCGGTTGGTCCGCGATCGGTCGTTCATGAACAATGGTCCTCAATTACGGTTGCCGACGGGCATGCGTGATTTCGCGCCGGCGGCGGCGGCGTCACGTCGACGAATCGCCGAGACGCTGCTGGGCGTGTTCGAACGGTGGGGATTTGCCCGCGTCATCACGCCGGCCTTCGAATACGAAGATGTGCTGGCGCTGGGGCTGGGCGGCGCCGGGCGCGCGGCGGCCATTCGTTTCGTCGAGCCGAGCTCGGGCCAGGTGGTGGCGTTGCGGCCGGACATCACGCCGCAGATCGCGCGGCTCATCGCCACGCGCTATCGCGACGAGGCCGGCGCCATCCGTCTTTGTTATGAAGGCACAGTGGTGCGGCTTGAACGCGGGGCGCGCGGCCAGCGCGAGTTGATCCAGGCCGGCGTCGAGCTGGCCGGTGTCGCCGGACCGCACGGTGACGCCGAGATGATCGCCCTTGGCGCGGCGGCGCTGCAGGCGGCGGGACTGGGCACGCCGACCATCGATCTCGGCCACCTTGGTCTGGCGCGCGAGGTTCTGGACGCGGTCGATCTGCCCGACGGCGCGCGCGAGGAGGCGCGCCTTTGCATCGGCAAGCGCGACGGCGCCGGGCTGGAAGAGATCTTGCGCGCGGCGCGCGGACCGAATTCCGCGTCGGCGTTCGCCGCGCTTTTGCCGTCGCTGTCGGGGCCGCCGTCGATCCTGGCCGACGCTCGCAAGCGCGCGCCCACCGCCGGAATCAAACGCGCATTGGCCCAGCTGCAAGCGATCGTCGATGCCGTGGCGGCGCGAACCATCGACGCCCGCGTGCACGTCGACCTCGGCGAAGTGCGCGGGTTCGATTATTACACCGGCGTGCGCGTGCAAGGTTTCGTGCCCGGCGCGCCCGACGCGGTTCTGGCCGGTGGTCGCTATGACGATCTGCTGGGACGGTACGGTCGGCCCTGTCCGGCGGTCGGCTTCGCCATCGACGTGGAAGCCGCCGCCGCCGTGCTGGACGCGCGCGCGCAGCAAGAGAACGGCGGCGCCACCGACGGCGGGCACCTCAATCTGAACGGCAACGGCGGTGTGCTGGTGGTCGGCCCGGCGGCGGCGGCGCAACGTCTGGCGGATGAGCTTCGCGCCAGAGGCGAGCGCGCCGCGGCCGAGCCGTGCGGCCTGCGCGGCGCCGAGCTGGAAGCTTACGCCAAGCGCTGGGGTTTCGGCGCGGTGGTTCAAACCGACAGCGGCCTTCTGTCATCCACCCGCCAACAGCAAAAGAAGAAGAAGGAACAATAA
- a CDS encoding hydroxyacid dehydrogenase codes for MSEPIRVLIADDMSKKAVEILQQAGFSVDYKVGLPPAELASIIGGYQGLGIRSATKVTPAILENPGKLKIIGRAGVGVDNIDVKTATEKKVLVINTPQGNAAAAAELSVGLIFALARKIPQAAQSMRQGIWEKKKYMGTEIAGKTLGVIGLGNIGRQVAERGVGLKMNVIGYDPYVAAGTALPGGVKTTTLPELIEKSDFITLHVPLVAETKDLFNAATIAKMKKGSYLINVARGGVVNETDVLEALKSGHLAGAALDVFSKEPPDPSPLFEQENLIAIPHLGASTKEAQEKVAIELAEVFVGYLKDGVVKNAVNKI; via the coding sequence ATGTCTGAACCGATTCGAGTCCTCATCGCCGACGATATGTCCAAAAAAGCGGTCGAGATCCTGCAGCAGGCAGGTTTCTCGGTTGACTACAAGGTCGGGTTACCGCCCGCCGAGCTGGCCTCGATCATCGGCGGCTACCAGGGCCTCGGCATTCGCTCGGCGACGAAGGTGACGCCGGCGATTCTGGAAAACCCGGGCAAGCTGAAGATCATCGGCCGTGCCGGCGTCGGCGTCGACAACATCGACGTCAAGACCGCGACGGAAAAGAAGGTGCTGGTCATCAACACGCCGCAGGGCAACGCCGCGGCGGCCGCCGAATTGTCGGTGGGGCTTATCTTCGCGCTGGCCCGCAAGATCCCGCAGGCGGCGCAGAGCATGCGCCAGGGCATCTGGGAGAAGAAGAAGTACATGGGAACGGAGATCGCCGGGAAGACCCTGGGCGTGATCGGTCTTGGCAACATCGGACGCCAGGTGGCCGAGCGCGGGGTTGGTTTGAAGATGAACGTGATCGGCTACGATCCGTACGTGGCGGCGGGAACGGCGCTGCCCGGCGGCGTGAAGACGACGACGTTGCCCGAGCTGATTGAAAAGTCGGACTTCATCACCTTGCACGTGCCGCTGGTCGCCGAGACCAAGGATCTCTTCAACGCGGCGACCATCGCCAAGATGAAGAAGGGTTCGTACTTGATCAACGTCGCCCGCGGCGGCGTGGTCAACGAGACCGACGTGCTGGAGGCGCTGAAGTCGGGGCACCTGGCGGGCGCGGCGCTGGACGTCTTCAGCAAGGAGCCGCCGGATCCCTCGCCGCTGTTCGAGCAAGAAAACCTGATCGCCATCCCGCACCTCGGCGCATCGACCAAGGAAGCGCAGGAAAAGGTGGCCATCGAGCTGGCCGAAGTGTTCGTCGGCTACTTGAAAGACGGCGTGGTCAAGAACGCCGTCAATAAAATCTAG